From Coccinella septempunctata chromosome 4, icCocSept1.1, whole genome shotgun sequence, a single genomic window includes:
- the LOC123311710 gene encoding uncharacterized protein LOC123311710 has protein sequence MRISAVYTQNVCQLCEQHQGHSAKECKNSWRSQGNAEQNTRKGCYSCGRSGHFARECRNYSRSGQMTQGDCYTCGQNGHWARDCPRQNRQGRENFRENRLQKPTNLVRGGDVNLEMIQRRGEEKVQHSTREGNRNTEAISNRLSPFSREFQTRKQEDNIHRGNNTIRIENLDPAVVGHKDSDRSANLESLLGIPMRDDENGKGNKKNSDEREAAWELREERSSMVRAEVAEGIQENSGEFRCSE, from the coding sequence ATGAGAATATCAGCAGTTTACACACAAAACGTGTGTCAGTTATGCGAACAGCATCAGGGTCACTCGGCGAAAGAGTGTAAAAATAGCTGGAGGAGTCAGGGGAATGCAGAACAAAACACCAGAAAAGGGTGTTATTCATGTGGTAGATCGGGCCATTTCGCTAGAGAGTGTAGGAATTATAGTAGGTCAGGGCAAATGACTCAGGGAGATTGTTATACTTGCGGTCAAAACGGTCATTGGGCTAGGGATTGCCCAAGACAAAATCGTCAGGGACGAGAGAATTTTAGGGAAAACAGACTGCAGAAACCCACAAACCTAGTAAGAGGGGGTGACGTTAATTTAGAAATGATTCAACGAAGGGGGGAGGAAAAGGTTCAACATTCAACTAGAGAAGGGAATCGAAATACGGAAGCTATTTCCAACCGATTGTCTCCATTTTCGAGGGAGTTCCAAACCAGGAAGCAAGAGGATAACATACATAGGGGTAATAATACTATCAGAATAGAAAATCTGGACCCAGCAGTGGTAGGTCACAAGGATAGTGATAGGTCGGCGAACCTAGAGTCACTGTTGGGAATCCCGATGAGGGATGATGAGAATGGAAAGGGAAACAAGAAGAATAGCGATGAAAGGGAAGCAGCTTGGGAACTGCGAGAAGAAAGGTCTTCGATGGTTAGAGCAGAAGTTGCGGAAGGAATTCAGGAGAATTCAGGAGAATTCAGGTGTtcggaatga